In Scylla paramamosain isolate STU-SP2022 chromosome 19, ASM3559412v1, whole genome shotgun sequence, a single genomic region encodes these proteins:
- the LOC135109861 gene encoding protein farnesyltransferase/geranylgeranyltransferase type-1 subunit alpha-like isoform X1 codes for MRVSLEVSLISMGSTANNITTEENTTRAPGEEHDDSLDDGSDGEAWVFYRERKEWADITPVPQDDGPHAVVKIAYTDPFTDVYDYLRAVVVKGELSERALYLTEDAINMNAANYTVWQYRRKILRHLGSDLEQELNFCREMIEMNPKNYQVWHHRRVIVEWLGDGSKELKLTEIIFSQDAKNYHAWEHRQWALKTFKLYDRELDYVDLLLEEDVRNNSAWNQRHFTISQTTGFTKEVIQREVEYTKAAIAKVVDNESPWSYLRGVVQHCEGSLASVGDLWEWCQKMHDEGQCSPHLLTFMLDLMEDRMERQPDLRPTLLKRCLEICESLATKYDRIRREYWRYIERNLSHRFGA; via the exons ATGAGG GTATCCCTCGAAGTGAGCCTCATCAGCATGGGGTCCACTGCCAACAATATCACCACAGAGGAGAACACAACGCGGGCGCCCGGCGAGGAGCACGACGACAGCCTGGACGACGGCAGTGATGGGGAAGCCTGGGTGTTCTAtcgggagaggaaagagtgggCCGACATCACCCCAGTGCCACAGGATGATGGGCCACATGCTGTTGTCAAGATTGCCTACACTGATCCCT TTACAGATGTGTACGACTACCTGCGGgccgtggtggtgaagggggagCTGTCTGAGCGAGCACTGTACCTCACTGAAGATGCCATTAACATGAACGCTGCCAACTACACGGTGTGGCAGTACAG AAGGAAAATTTTGAGGCATCTCGGCAGTGACTTAGAACAGGAACTAAACTTTTGTCGGGAAATGATAGAAATGAACCCAAAGAATTATCAAGTCTG GCACCACCGGCGGGTGATAGTGGAGTGGCTGGGTGATGGCAGCAAGGAGCTCAAGCTGACAGAGATCATCTTCAGTCAGGATGCCAAGAATTACCATGCTTGGGAGCACCGCCAGTGGGCACTCAAGACTTTCAA GTTATATGACAGAGAACTGGACTACGTTGACCTTCTGCTGGAGGAGGATGTAAGGAATAACTCAGCCTGGAACCAGAGACACTTCACCATCAGCCAGACGACAGGCTTCACTAAGGAAGTGATCCAGCGTGAAGTGGAATACACAAAGGCTGCCATCGCCAAGGTGGTCGACAACGAGAGTCCCTGGAGCTACCTCAGAGG GGTGGTGCAGCACTGTGAGGGCAGCCTGGCCAGTGTAGGGGACCTATGGGAGTGGTGCCAGAAGATGCATGATGAGGGGCAGTGTTCGCCACACCTCCTCACCTTCATGCTGGACCTCATGGAAGACCGAATGGAACGACAGCCAGACCTGCGGCCCACGCTACTCAAACGCTGCCTTGAG ATCTGCGAGTCCCTGGCAACGAAATACGACAGAATTCGGAGAGAGTATTGGAGGTACATTGAGAGAAATTTAAGTCACAGGTTTGGTGCGTGA
- the LOC135109861 gene encoding protein farnesyltransferase/geranylgeranyltransferase type-1 subunit alpha-like isoform X2: MGSTANNITTEENTTRAPGEEHDDSLDDGSDGEAWVFYRERKEWADITPVPQDDGPHAVVKIAYTDPFTDVYDYLRAVVVKGELSERALYLTEDAINMNAANYTVWQYRRKILRHLGSDLEQELNFCREMIEMNPKNYQVWHHRRVIVEWLGDGSKELKLTEIIFSQDAKNYHAWEHRQWALKTFKLYDRELDYVDLLLEEDVRNNSAWNQRHFTISQTTGFTKEVIQREVEYTKAAIAKVVDNESPWSYLRGVVQHCEGSLASVGDLWEWCQKMHDEGQCSPHLLTFMLDLMEDRMERQPDLRPTLLKRCLEICESLATKYDRIRREYWRYIERNLSHRFGA, from the exons ATGGGGTCCACTGCCAACAATATCACCACAGAGGAGAACACAACGCGGGCGCCCGGCGAGGAGCACGACGACAGCCTGGACGACGGCAGTGATGGGGAAGCCTGGGTGTTCTAtcgggagaggaaagagtgggCCGACATCACCCCAGTGCCACAGGATGATGGGCCACATGCTGTTGTCAAGATTGCCTACACTGATCCCT TTACAGATGTGTACGACTACCTGCGGgccgtggtggtgaagggggagCTGTCTGAGCGAGCACTGTACCTCACTGAAGATGCCATTAACATGAACGCTGCCAACTACACGGTGTGGCAGTACAG AAGGAAAATTTTGAGGCATCTCGGCAGTGACTTAGAACAGGAACTAAACTTTTGTCGGGAAATGATAGAAATGAACCCAAAGAATTATCAAGTCTG GCACCACCGGCGGGTGATAGTGGAGTGGCTGGGTGATGGCAGCAAGGAGCTCAAGCTGACAGAGATCATCTTCAGTCAGGATGCCAAGAATTACCATGCTTGGGAGCACCGCCAGTGGGCACTCAAGACTTTCAA GTTATATGACAGAGAACTGGACTACGTTGACCTTCTGCTGGAGGAGGATGTAAGGAATAACTCAGCCTGGAACCAGAGACACTTCACCATCAGCCAGACGACAGGCTTCACTAAGGAAGTGATCCAGCGTGAAGTGGAATACACAAAGGCTGCCATCGCCAAGGTGGTCGACAACGAGAGTCCCTGGAGCTACCTCAGAGG GGTGGTGCAGCACTGTGAGGGCAGCCTGGCCAGTGTAGGGGACCTATGGGAGTGGTGCCAGAAGATGCATGATGAGGGGCAGTGTTCGCCACACCTCCTCACCTTCATGCTGGACCTCATGGAAGACCGAATGGAACGACAGCCAGACCTGCGGCCCACGCTACTCAAACGCTGCCTTGAG ATCTGCGAGTCCCTGGCAACGAAATACGACAGAATTCGGAGAGAGTATTGGAGGTACATTGAGAGAAATTTAAGTCACAGGTTTGGTGCGTGA
- the LOC135109862 gene encoding thioredoxin domain-containing protein 9-like isoform X2: MAASGNNMVEKQLIAATQIIEQQLDAEIERMDNLDSDDLEMIRRERLAAMKKRQDKKQEWITNGHGTYSELYDEKEFFEATKKSENMVCHFYRDQFVRCKLVDKHLDILARKHIETKFCKINAEKAPFLTERLKIRVLPTLCLVKNGKTKDYVVGFTDLGNTDDFSTEMLEWRIARADVVEYQGDLLCPPSSKSSGQRMDVRKKKTIRGRNDDSSDDSDSD, translated from the exons ATGGCTGCTAGTGGTAACAACATGGTTGAGAAGCAGCTGATTGCTGCCACTCAGATCATTGAGCAACAGCTCGATGCTGAGATAGAGCGGATGGACAACCTGGACTCAGATGACCTGGAAATGATCCGTCGGGAGCGGCTGGCGGCCATGAAAAAGAGGCAGGATAAGAAGCAGGAATGGATTACCAAT GGCCATGGTACATACTCAGAGCTGTATGATGAGAAGGAATTCTTTGAGGCCACCAAGAAGTCAGAGAATATGGTGTGCCACTTTTACCGGGACCAGTTTGTCCGCTGCAAGCTGGTAGACAAGCACCTCGATATCCTCGCCAGGAAACACATTGAAACCAAGTTCTGCAAGATTAATGCAGAGAAAGCTCCATTCTTGACTG AGCGGCTGAAGATCCGAGTGTTACCGACCCTGTGTCTGGTGAAGAACGGCAAGACCAAAGACTACGTGGTGGGCTTCACTGATCTAGGCAACACTGACGACTTCTCCACCGAGATGCTGGAGTGGAGGATTGCCCGGGCGGATGTGGTGGAGTACCAAGGTGACCTGCTGTGCCCGCCCTCATCCAAGTCATCTGGTCAGAGGATGGATGTTCGCAAGAAGAAGACCATCCGTGGGAGGAATGATGACAGCAGTGATGACAGTGACTCTGATTAG
- the LOC135109862 gene encoding thioredoxin domain-containing protein 9-like isoform X1 — protein MVLNTSLTMAASGNNMVEKQLIAATQIIEQQLDAEIERMDNLDSDDLEMIRRERLAAMKKRQDKKQEWITNGHGTYSELYDEKEFFEATKKSENMVCHFYRDQFVRCKLVDKHLDILARKHIETKFCKINAEKAPFLTERLKIRVLPTLCLVKNGKTKDYVVGFTDLGNTDDFSTEMLEWRIARADVVEYQGDLLCPPSSKSSGQRMDVRKKKTIRGRNDDSSDDSDSD, from the exons ATGGTGCTTAATACG TCCTTGACCATGGCTGCTAGTGGTAACAACATGGTTGAGAAGCAGCTGATTGCTGCCACTCAGATCATTGAGCAACAGCTCGATGCTGAGATAGAGCGGATGGACAACCTGGACTCAGATGACCTGGAAATGATCCGTCGGGAGCGGCTGGCGGCCATGAAAAAGAGGCAGGATAAGAAGCAGGAATGGATTACCAAT GGCCATGGTACATACTCAGAGCTGTATGATGAGAAGGAATTCTTTGAGGCCACCAAGAAGTCAGAGAATATGGTGTGCCACTTTTACCGGGACCAGTTTGTCCGCTGCAAGCTGGTAGACAAGCACCTCGATATCCTCGCCAGGAAACACATTGAAACCAAGTTCTGCAAGATTAATGCAGAGAAAGCTCCATTCTTGACTG AGCGGCTGAAGATCCGAGTGTTACCGACCCTGTGTCTGGTGAAGAACGGCAAGACCAAAGACTACGTGGTGGGCTTCACTGATCTAGGCAACACTGACGACTTCTCCACCGAGATGCTGGAGTGGAGGATTGCCCGGGCGGATGTGGTGGAGTACCAAGGTGACCTGCTGTGCCCGCCCTCATCCAAGTCATCTGGTCAGAGGATGGATGTTCGCAAGAAGAAGACCATCCGTGGGAGGAATGATGACAGCAGTGATGACAGTGACTCTGATTAG
- the LOC135109858 gene encoding probable phospholipid-transporting ATPase IIB isoform X1, which yields MHDLHGQTTGGIMMHAAVDGDFEADESQYLLSDTDTETRTFRMTGTQKLCCLSYCVRNCLARLCEGLVNCCLRRRQLTARSVRVGHPTVEKFPANVIRNQKYNFITFIPLALFEQFKMFLNLYFLVMATSQFIPELRIGYLYTYWGPLGFVIMVTLIREAVDDVRRWQRDKEVNQQKYKKLTPQGAQRTITSANIRVGDLIFVEKDQRVPADVVFLRTTEASGTCFIRTDQLDGETDWKLRLAVPVTQKLETNEELFSMDATVYAEKPQKDIYTFIGTFTKHDTSTEESLSVENTVWADSVVASGRLLGLVIYTGSETRAVMNNAAPRSKVGLLDLEINNLTKLLFVAVLGLTVVMMLLKGFSGPWYRYFFRFMLLFSYIIPISLRVNLDVGKAFYSWVIHRDKDMQGTVVRSTTIPEELGRITYLLTDKTGTLTQNEMVFKILHLGTVAYGSDTFDEVTTHVATFFGKESSSSQGATATPTRMRRTVVTRVGEAVKALALCHNVTPVYEEGVNPALEEGDEIQTNHNVNYQASSPDEVALVKWTESVGLPLVHRDLTTLTLRTPQGKMLTYTVLQIFPFTSESKRMGIIVRDESSGQVVLYMKGADTVMASMVEYNDWLEEECINLAQKGLRTLVVARKVLTAEQYTHFEQRYNAAKMSVTERGSRVAAVVETLECDLELLCLTGVEDKLQTNVKQTLELLRNAGMRIWMLTGDKLETATCIAKSSRLVSPNQGLHIMGSLGSRREAHLELNALRRKSDCALIIKGDALETCLQYYEHELMDLAVQCPVVVVCRCSPTQKAAVVRLIQRHTGKRTAAVGDGGNDVSMIQAADAGIGIVGKEGKQASLAADFSIEQFQHIARLCLVHGRNSYKRSAALSQFVMHRGLIISTMQAIFSSIFYFSSVALYQGFLMVGYATIYTNFPVFSLVLDQDVSPTIALTYPELYKDLTKGRSLSYKTFFVWVLISMYQGGVLMYGAMLLFEDELIHVVSISFTSLILTELLMVGLTVRTWHPLMVVAQFISLGFYALSVIFMHYFDWEFIKSKDFFWKVLVITLVSCLPLYILKFLRRKFTPPTYSKLEELNTFGSSSLTQQHP from the exons atgcATG ACCTCCACGGCCAAACAACAGGTGGTATTATGATGCACGCAGCTGTCGATGGGGATTTTGAGGCTGACGAGTCCCAGTACCTCCTCtctgacacagacacagagacccGCACCTTCAGGATGACGGGTACCCAGAAGCTGTGTTGCCTCTCCTACTGCGTGCGTAACTGCCTGGCCCG GCTGTGTGAGGGTCTGGTCAACTGTTGCCTGCGTCGCCGCCAGCTCACGGCGCGCTCAGTCCGTGTTGGTCACCCCACCGTGGAGAAGTTCCCTGCCAATGTCATACGAAATCAGAAGTACAATTTCATTACCTTCATTCCATTG GCACTGTTTGAGCAATTCAAGATGTTCCTGAATCTATATTTCCTAGTCATGGCCACCTCACAGTTCATTCCTGAGCTGCGTATTGGCTACCTCTACACATACTGGGGGCCCCTG GGGTTTGTTATCATGGTTACTCTGATCCGTGAGGCTGTGGATGATGTGAGGCGCTGgcaaagagataaagaagtgaATCAACAGAAGTACAAGAAGCTAACACCACAGGGAGCACAGCGCACCATCACCAGTGCCAACATCAGGGTCGGAGATCTCATATTTGTGGAGAAG GACCAGCGAGTGCCGGCAGATGTGGTATTCCTCCGCACCACCGAGGCAAGTGGCACTTGCTTTATCCGCACAGACCAGCTAGATGGCGAGACTGACTGGAAGCTGCGCCTTGCTGTCCCAGTCACCCAGAAGCTGGAGACCAACGAGGAACTGTTCTCCATGGATGCAACAGTGTATGCTGAGAAGCCCCAGAAGGACATATACACCTTCATAGGTACTTTCACCAAG CATGACACATCCACAGAGGAATCCCTGAGTGTGGAGAACACTGTGTGGGCCGACTCCGTGGTGGCCTCTGGCAGACTGCTGGGGCTGGTCATCTACACTGGCTCTGAGACCCGCGCCGTCATGAACAATGCAGCACCAAGGTCAAAGGTCGGCCTTCTTGACCTGGAAATCAACAATCTAACCAAG TTGCTGTTTGTGGCAGTGCTGGGcctgacagtggtgatgatgctcTTGAAGGGGTTCAGTGGGCCCTGGTACCGCTATTTCTTCAGGTTCATGCTTCTCTTCTCATACATCATCCCCATCAG CTTGCGAGTGAACCTTGACGTGGGGAAGGCCTTCTACTCTTGGGTCATCCACCGGGACAAGGATATGCAGGGAACAGTGGTCCGGTCCACCACCATCCCCGAGGAGCTGGGCCGCATCACCTACCTCCTCACTGACAAGACTGGCACACTCACCCAGAACGAGATGGTGTTCAAGATCCTCCACCTCGGCACTGTGGCTTACGGATCTGACACTTTTGATGAG gtgACAACACATGTGGCGACCTTCTTTGGCAAggaaagcagcagcagccagggAGCTACTGCCACACCCACACGCATGCGAAGGACAGTGGTGACACGGGTTGGGGAGGCAGTGAAGGCTCTAGCACTCTGCCATAATGTGACACCTGTGTATGAGGAAGGAGTCAACCCAGCACTAGAGGAGGGAGACGAGATCCAGACCAACCACAATGTTAACTACCAAGCCTCTAGTCCTGATGAG GTGGCACTGGTGAAGTGGACGGAGAGTGTTGGCCTGCCTCTGGTGCACCGCGACCTGACCACCTTGACCCTACGCACACCGCAGGGCAAGATGCTGACCTACACGGTGCTTCAGATCTTCCCCTTCACCTCGGAGTCCAAGAGAATGGGCATCATTGTGAGG GATGAGTCATCGGGCCAGGTGGTGCTGTACATGAAGGGGGCGGACACAGTGATGGCATCCATGGTGGAGTACAATGACTGGCTGGAAGAGGAGTGCATCAACCTGGCTCAGAAGGGCCTCCGCACACTGGTGGTGGCCCGCAAGGTGCTCACTGCTGAACAGTACACTCACTTTGAG CAACGGTACAATGCAGCCAAGATGAGTGTGACGGAGCGAGGGAGTcgagtggcggcagtggtggagaCCCTGGAGTGTGACCTGGAGCTGCTGTGCCTTACTGGGGTGGAGGACAAGCTGCAGACCAATGTGAAGCAGACCCTGGAGCTGCTGAGGAACGCCGGCATGAGG ATCTGGATGCTGACAGGTGACAAGCTTGAGACAGCCACCTGCATTGCTAAGAGTTCCCGTCTAGTCTCGCCAAACCAAGGGCTCCACATCATGGGTTCACTGGGCTCACGGCGGGAGGCTCATCTGGAGTTGAATGCCCTTAGGAGGAAGAGTGACTGTGCCCTCATTATCAAG GGTGATGCCTTGGAGACCTGCCTGCAGTACTATGAGCATGAGCTGATGGATCTGGCGGTGCAGTGTCCTGTCGTGGTGGTGTGCAGGTGCTCCCCAACACAG AAAGCGGCTGTGGTGCGGCTCATCCAACGACACACAGGGAAGCGGACAGCAGCCGTAGGGGACGGAGGCAACGATGTGTCCATGATCCAGGCAGCAGACGCAGGGATCGGTATTGTGGGCAAG GAAGGCAAGCAGGCATCACTGGCAGCAGATTTCAGCATTGAGCAGTTCCAGCACATCGCCCGCCTCTGTCTTGTCCATGGCCGCAACTCCTACAAGCGGTCGGCAGCGTTGTCCCAGTTTGTGATGCACCGTGGCCTTATCATCTCCACCATGCAGGctatcttctcctccatcttctactTCTCCAGTGTAGCGCTTTACCAAGGGTTCCTTATGGTGGG GTATGCCACGATCTACACCAACTTCCCTGTGTTCTCCCTTGTGTTGGACCAGGACGTCTCACCTACCATTGCCCTCACCTATCCTGAGCTGTACAAGGATCTCACCAAGGGGCGCTCGCTGTCCTACAAGACCTTCTTTGTCTGGGTGCTCATCAGCATGTATCAAG GCGGGGTGCTCATGTATGGTGCAATGCTGCTGTTTGAGGATGAGCTGATACACGTGGTGAGCATCAgcttcacctctctcatcctgacGGAGCTTCTGATGGTGGGGCTGACAGTGCGCACTTGGCATCCCCTCATGGTGGTGGCACAGTTCATCTCCCTTGGCTTCTATGCACTTTCTGTCATCTTCATGCACTACTTTG acTGGGAGTTCATCAAATCAAAGGACTTCTTCTGGAAGGTCCTCGTTATCACCCTCGTCTCCTGCCTACCACTCTACATCCTCAAGTTCCTGAGACGCAAGTTCACGCCTCCAACTTACTCCAAACTGGAAGAACTTAACACCTTTGGGAGCTCAAGCCTCACTCAGCAGCACCCATGA
- the LOC135109858 gene encoding probable phospholipid-transporting ATPase IIB isoform X2: MMHAAVDGDFEADESQYLLSDTDTETRTFRMTGTQKLCCLSYCVRNCLARLCEGLVNCCLRRRQLTARSVRVGHPTVEKFPANVIRNQKYNFITFIPLALFEQFKMFLNLYFLVMATSQFIPELRIGYLYTYWGPLGFVIMVTLIREAVDDVRRWQRDKEVNQQKYKKLTPQGAQRTITSANIRVGDLIFVEKDQRVPADVVFLRTTEASGTCFIRTDQLDGETDWKLRLAVPVTQKLETNEELFSMDATVYAEKPQKDIYTFIGTFTKHDTSTEESLSVENTVWADSVVASGRLLGLVIYTGSETRAVMNNAAPRSKVGLLDLEINNLTKLLFVAVLGLTVVMMLLKGFSGPWYRYFFRFMLLFSYIIPISLRVNLDVGKAFYSWVIHRDKDMQGTVVRSTTIPEELGRITYLLTDKTGTLTQNEMVFKILHLGTVAYGSDTFDEVTTHVATFFGKESSSSQGATATPTRMRRTVVTRVGEAVKALALCHNVTPVYEEGVNPALEEGDEIQTNHNVNYQASSPDEVALVKWTESVGLPLVHRDLTTLTLRTPQGKMLTYTVLQIFPFTSESKRMGIIVRDESSGQVVLYMKGADTVMASMVEYNDWLEEECINLAQKGLRTLVVARKVLTAEQYTHFEQRYNAAKMSVTERGSRVAAVVETLECDLELLCLTGVEDKLQTNVKQTLELLRNAGMRIWMLTGDKLETATCIAKSSRLVSPNQGLHIMGSLGSRREAHLELNALRRKSDCALIIKGDALETCLQYYEHELMDLAVQCPVVVVCRCSPTQKAAVVRLIQRHTGKRTAAVGDGGNDVSMIQAADAGIGIVGKEGKQASLAADFSIEQFQHIARLCLVHGRNSYKRSAALSQFVMHRGLIISTMQAIFSSIFYFSSVALYQGFLMVGYATIYTNFPVFSLVLDQDVSPTIALTYPELYKDLTKGRSLSYKTFFVWVLISMYQGGVLMYGAMLLFEDELIHVVSISFTSLILTELLMVGLTVRTWHPLMVVAQFISLGFYALSVIFMHYFDWEFIKSKDFFWKVLVITLVSCLPLYILKFLRRKFTPPTYSKLEELNTFGSSSLTQQHP; the protein is encoded by the exons ATGATGCACGCAGCTGTCGATGGGGATTTTGAGGCTGACGAGTCCCAGTACCTCCTCtctgacacagacacagagacccGCACCTTCAGGATGACGGGTACCCAGAAGCTGTGTTGCCTCTCCTACTGCGTGCGTAACTGCCTGGCCCG GCTGTGTGAGGGTCTGGTCAACTGTTGCCTGCGTCGCCGCCAGCTCACGGCGCGCTCAGTCCGTGTTGGTCACCCCACCGTGGAGAAGTTCCCTGCCAATGTCATACGAAATCAGAAGTACAATTTCATTACCTTCATTCCATTG GCACTGTTTGAGCAATTCAAGATGTTCCTGAATCTATATTTCCTAGTCATGGCCACCTCACAGTTCATTCCTGAGCTGCGTATTGGCTACCTCTACACATACTGGGGGCCCCTG GGGTTTGTTATCATGGTTACTCTGATCCGTGAGGCTGTGGATGATGTGAGGCGCTGgcaaagagataaagaagtgaATCAACAGAAGTACAAGAAGCTAACACCACAGGGAGCACAGCGCACCATCACCAGTGCCAACATCAGGGTCGGAGATCTCATATTTGTGGAGAAG GACCAGCGAGTGCCGGCAGATGTGGTATTCCTCCGCACCACCGAGGCAAGTGGCACTTGCTTTATCCGCACAGACCAGCTAGATGGCGAGACTGACTGGAAGCTGCGCCTTGCTGTCCCAGTCACCCAGAAGCTGGAGACCAACGAGGAACTGTTCTCCATGGATGCAACAGTGTATGCTGAGAAGCCCCAGAAGGACATATACACCTTCATAGGTACTTTCACCAAG CATGACACATCCACAGAGGAATCCCTGAGTGTGGAGAACACTGTGTGGGCCGACTCCGTGGTGGCCTCTGGCAGACTGCTGGGGCTGGTCATCTACACTGGCTCTGAGACCCGCGCCGTCATGAACAATGCAGCACCAAGGTCAAAGGTCGGCCTTCTTGACCTGGAAATCAACAATCTAACCAAG TTGCTGTTTGTGGCAGTGCTGGGcctgacagtggtgatgatgctcTTGAAGGGGTTCAGTGGGCCCTGGTACCGCTATTTCTTCAGGTTCATGCTTCTCTTCTCATACATCATCCCCATCAG CTTGCGAGTGAACCTTGACGTGGGGAAGGCCTTCTACTCTTGGGTCATCCACCGGGACAAGGATATGCAGGGAACAGTGGTCCGGTCCACCACCATCCCCGAGGAGCTGGGCCGCATCACCTACCTCCTCACTGACAAGACTGGCACACTCACCCAGAACGAGATGGTGTTCAAGATCCTCCACCTCGGCACTGTGGCTTACGGATCTGACACTTTTGATGAG gtgACAACACATGTGGCGACCTTCTTTGGCAAggaaagcagcagcagccagggAGCTACTGCCACACCCACACGCATGCGAAGGACAGTGGTGACACGGGTTGGGGAGGCAGTGAAGGCTCTAGCACTCTGCCATAATGTGACACCTGTGTATGAGGAAGGAGTCAACCCAGCACTAGAGGAGGGAGACGAGATCCAGACCAACCACAATGTTAACTACCAAGCCTCTAGTCCTGATGAG GTGGCACTGGTGAAGTGGACGGAGAGTGTTGGCCTGCCTCTGGTGCACCGCGACCTGACCACCTTGACCCTACGCACACCGCAGGGCAAGATGCTGACCTACACGGTGCTTCAGATCTTCCCCTTCACCTCGGAGTCCAAGAGAATGGGCATCATTGTGAGG GATGAGTCATCGGGCCAGGTGGTGCTGTACATGAAGGGGGCGGACACAGTGATGGCATCCATGGTGGAGTACAATGACTGGCTGGAAGAGGAGTGCATCAACCTGGCTCAGAAGGGCCTCCGCACACTGGTGGTGGCCCGCAAGGTGCTCACTGCTGAACAGTACACTCACTTTGAG CAACGGTACAATGCAGCCAAGATGAGTGTGACGGAGCGAGGGAGTcgagtggcggcagtggtggagaCCCTGGAGTGTGACCTGGAGCTGCTGTGCCTTACTGGGGTGGAGGACAAGCTGCAGACCAATGTGAAGCAGACCCTGGAGCTGCTGAGGAACGCCGGCATGAGG ATCTGGATGCTGACAGGTGACAAGCTTGAGACAGCCACCTGCATTGCTAAGAGTTCCCGTCTAGTCTCGCCAAACCAAGGGCTCCACATCATGGGTTCACTGGGCTCACGGCGGGAGGCTCATCTGGAGTTGAATGCCCTTAGGAGGAAGAGTGACTGTGCCCTCATTATCAAG GGTGATGCCTTGGAGACCTGCCTGCAGTACTATGAGCATGAGCTGATGGATCTGGCGGTGCAGTGTCCTGTCGTGGTGGTGTGCAGGTGCTCCCCAACACAG AAAGCGGCTGTGGTGCGGCTCATCCAACGACACACAGGGAAGCGGACAGCAGCCGTAGGGGACGGAGGCAACGATGTGTCCATGATCCAGGCAGCAGACGCAGGGATCGGTATTGTGGGCAAG GAAGGCAAGCAGGCATCACTGGCAGCAGATTTCAGCATTGAGCAGTTCCAGCACATCGCCCGCCTCTGTCTTGTCCATGGCCGCAACTCCTACAAGCGGTCGGCAGCGTTGTCCCAGTTTGTGATGCACCGTGGCCTTATCATCTCCACCATGCAGGctatcttctcctccatcttctactTCTCCAGTGTAGCGCTTTACCAAGGGTTCCTTATGGTGGG GTATGCCACGATCTACACCAACTTCCCTGTGTTCTCCCTTGTGTTGGACCAGGACGTCTCACCTACCATTGCCCTCACCTATCCTGAGCTGTACAAGGATCTCACCAAGGGGCGCTCGCTGTCCTACAAGACCTTCTTTGTCTGGGTGCTCATCAGCATGTATCAAG GCGGGGTGCTCATGTATGGTGCAATGCTGCTGTTTGAGGATGAGCTGATACACGTGGTGAGCATCAgcttcacctctctcatcctgacGGAGCTTCTGATGGTGGGGCTGACAGTGCGCACTTGGCATCCCCTCATGGTGGTGGCACAGTTCATCTCCCTTGGCTTCTATGCACTTTCTGTCATCTTCATGCACTACTTTG acTGGGAGTTCATCAAATCAAAGGACTTCTTCTGGAAGGTCCTCGTTATCACCCTCGTCTCCTGCCTACCACTCTACATCCTCAAGTTCCTGAGACGCAAGTTCACGCCTCCAACTTACTCCAAACTGGAAGAACTTAACACCTTTGGGAGCTCAAGCCTCACTCAGCAGCACCCATGA